The nucleotide sequence TCACTGGCTAAGAATGTCAGCCTTCCTCCGAAGATGACTTTCATCTTCAAAGAAGAGAGGGGGTGGCTTTCAGAAATACAACAGCCTTCGGGAACAAGGAGACTTTGGAAGGAGTAGGTGGGGCCTGAGTGCGAGTGGGCGGGGCTTAACCACAGTGGGTGGGGCTTGGAGCAGGGTGGGAGTCCAGCTTAGAAGTGATTGGGAAGATAGGCAGatgagtggggggcgggggtccaAGGAGAGTGGGAGGGGTTTTAAGAGCAGTGGGTGTGGCCTTTGACAGATGGGCGTGGTTTAGGAGTTAGTCCCCTGGGTTTCTAGGGACAAGTGGCTGGTCTCTGAGTCCAAGGAGCCTAATTGGGGAGGCTGATGGGGAGGTGACTCCCTCACCCCGCTCCATGTCTCCCTGCTCCAGAGAGAGCCCCCACCCGCCACTGCCCTTGCACCGCGCCGCCATGGATGACGCGCCGCTGCCAGCTCCCCCGCTCCCCGCCCGGGCCCCGGCCCCGGGCCCGGCTCCGCCCGCTGCTGCCCCCCGCGTCCCGTTTCACTGCAGTGAGTGTGGCAAGAGCTTTCGCTACCGCTCGGATCTGCGGCGCCACTTCGCTCGGCACACTGCGCTCAAACCCCACGCGTGTCCGCGCTGCGGCAAGGGCTTCAAGCACAGCTTCAACCTGGCCAACCACCTGCGCTCGCACACCGGCGAGCGACCCTACCGCTGCTCCGCCTGCCCCAAGGGGTTCCGAGACTCCACCGGCCTGCTGCATCACCAGGTGAGTCCTGCAGGCCGGCCCTAGGCTGGCCTCGCTGTGCTGGACTTGCCCTCAGAGTCCCGGAGACCCACTGTGGGCAGTAGCAGACAGCTGGCCCCTGagaatttctctctccctccctccccatcaaaGCATCCTGACCAGTGAAACCATGAGGTGTTTCTCTTTGAGTCACCACCCAACCCAGGAACTAAAATATTCACAGTAAATCTGCCCCTCCCCTGTCCTGTGCTTCTGCTCATATGCCAGCATCTGCAACTTTGTGTTCATCTTCCCGTACCGTTTTTCAGATAGATTTACCATATATGAACTTAATTCCTTTACTCAGCAATTATCTATCAACTGATTTCCCAGTTCCCAACCCCGGGGCTACCAGGATGAAATCAATAAAGTCCGTGCCTTCGGAGAACTTACATTCCATTGAAAGTGGCCCATAGCCAGGTAGACAATCAGCAAATTCACAGGCGAGGGTGATCTAGAAAGGAAGAGATTTGGGGAAGGAAGTTAAAACAGCAACAGCACTAATAACCATCTGCTgtgaaggagaaaagggggaaagcTCTGGGCTACTAGACAAGGTAGGAAAGTCAGGGCAAGGTGATGGtgcagctgagacctgaaggaaaAGCAGGAATTCGCCGTGCGAACAGCATATCAGGAAAAGGGAACAGCCAGTCCTGAGGCTGGAGGGACCAAAAGAATGCGGACAATGGCTGGACGCAGAGAATGAGAGGGTCGCAGCTAGATCCTGGCCCGGTGGACCTGGCCGGAGGCTTCCCCCGCGTCCCTTCGGGAGGCCAAGACTCTGTCCCCGGGGCCAGACTCTCAGCCCTGCCGGGCTCTCCCTCCTGCCCTTGCAGGTCGTCCACACTGGTGAGAAGCCCTACTGCTGCCTCGTCTGTGAGCTCCGCTTCTCCTCGCGCTCCAGCCTGGGCCGCCACCTCAAGCGCCAGCATCGTGGGGCGCTCCCGTCCCCGCTGCAGCCCGGCGCAGGCCTGCCCGCCCTGAGCGCGCCCTGCTCGGTCTGCTGCAACGTGGGGCCCTGCTCGGTGTGCGGGGGCTcaggggcgggcgggggcggtGCCGGCGGCGAGGGTCCAGAGGGGGCAGGCGCCGGCgcggggggctgggggctggctgaGGCCGCGGCGGCTGCAGCGGCGGCCTCCCTGCCCCCGTTCGCTTGTGGCGCGTGCGCGCGGCGCTTCGACCAGGGCCGTGAGCTGGCGGCCCACTGGGCGGCGCACACCGACGTGAAGCCCTTCAAGTGCCCGCGCTGCGAGCGCGACTTCAACGCGCCCGCGCTGCTGGAGCGGCACAAGCTGACCCACGACCTGCAGGGCCCTGGCGCGCCCCCGGCTCAGGCCTGGGCCCCCGGGGCCGCCGGCGAGGGCGGCGAGGCTCAGCCAGCCTGGGACGGCGGGCTGCTCCTGGGCCGCGCCGGGGGCGGCGTACCTGAGCTGGGGGTGCTGCTCCCCGAGGGCGGCGGCGAGGCGCCCGCGGAGCCGTCGGAAGACACGCTGTACCAGTGCGACTGCGGGACCTTCTTCGCGTCGGCGGCGGCGCTGGCCAGCCACCTGGAGGCGCACTCGGGCCCCGCGGCCTACGGCTGCGGCCACTGCGGGGCACTATACGCGGCGCTGGCGGCCCTGGAGGAGCACCGGCGCGCCAGCCACGGCGagggcgcgggcgcgggcgcAGGCGCGGGCGGCGCAGAGGCGGTGGCAGCGCCTGCCCGCGAGGGGGAGTCTCCGTCCGGGGAGCCCGCGTCTGCCTCAGGCCGCGGCAAGAAGATCTTCGGCTGCTCCGAGTGCGAGAAGCTGTTCCGCTCGCCGCGCGACCTGGAGCGGCACGTGCTGGTGCACACGGGCGAGAAGCCGTTCCCGTGCCTGGAGTGCGGCAAGTTCTTCCGTCACGAGTGCTACCTCAAGCGCCACCGGCTGCTGCACGGCGCCGAGCGGCCCTTCCCCTGCCACGTCTGCGGCAAGGGCTTCATCACGCTCAGCAACCTCTCCAGACACCTGAAGCTGCACCGGGGCATGGACTGAAGCGGCCAGGCCTGCGCCCCGCTGTCCGACCTCCCCTCCCCGGCGGGCTGGACTCAGGGCCCGGCCCCGGGGACCTAGGGACCACGAGGGAGGCCCCCCACTGGCCCTCCAGAGCCAGGCACGAGCCCTGGGAAGAGGGGACCCTGGCTGGAGGACAGGGGACCACCCAGCACCTGCACGGGCCCCTGAGCTGGTGGGCGGCAAGACTAACCTCAAGGGTCTGGGATCTATGGAGAGACTCCTAACCTCGAGGCCCCTGGAACACGTGCTGACCACCCCCAAGTCAATCGGCCTCTAAGATGTGGGGACCTGGGGATGACAAAGGGGTCTCCACAAGTCCTTCTCCTCTTGAGGGCCCTAATAATAAAAGATGGgcacccccttccccaccccagggaaGACTGCCCCTCTTCCTAAGAGCCATCATTCCAACCACCTAGATCTGGAGAATGGGGGCAACCATGTCCCCGGATTTCCCTGGATCCCCCCCAAATGCTACCCACCAGGAGTCACTGGTGCCCCCAGATAACAGATATAGCCGGAATCTGCCTCCTCCCCTGTCACTTATACCCTGTGTGGAAAGAGGACCAGGGTAGTTGCCCGGTCTCACTCCCCTACTGCGGAATGGATGGACCCTAATGATCTTCCTCGCCCCTCAAAACTTAGAATAGGCTGGTTCAGAATCCGACACCCCCCGCCCCCGTAGGATGGACTGATCCGGATGCACGTAGACTCCACCCACTGCCCACTGGAATGGGCTGGTGCGGGTTGTGGCCTGCGCCCCACCTCCTCAGAGTGAATACGGCAGacattcctcccctccctccagcgTGGGGGCCGGTCCACGTCATTCCCCTCTCTGTGAGCTCAAGAGTGGGGCGTGGGGTTCACCGGGGTATCCCTCGCTCTGCTGTAGCACCTGTCTTTCCATCTCTTGTCAGTTTGTCTCTGTGTTCTTCCCAGCGCCAAGGGGAAGGGGGATTTGGCTGGGGGGATGTCCCCTGTGAGCCTTGACCTCGCCTCCTCGCCCCACTCCCTAGCTTCTCCTGGACCCCAATAAACGCTGTCCTTTCAGCCACTCCCGTCTCATGTCCTGATCCTTGGTTTTTAGGGACGTGGGGGCTTCTCCCTCCCTGAATTAGGGCAGGGAGACAGACAAAGACAGAGCTTTCCTTTCGCCGGAGACATTCGAGTCCTCCACTCCCTCACAGAGACTGCCTGCCACCTCGTGGCATGTGAGAATCTTAATTTtcccgatcagggatcgaacccgtgtcccctacacTGGGCGCgtggaggcttaaccactggacactgCCAGTCCCAGTGTATGACCCTTTTAATGTCAGGGATGGTTTAGATCTCATCCGGGTGGAACCCTGCCTCTGAAAAGCAAAACCCATCCCCAACGGATGGACATGGCCCCTGGGACCAGACACACGCTTTAGAAACCCTCAATCCCACAGCACACGCCCCCTAAACACCTAAAGGCCCCGCCCCttaggtgctgtctcccaggcaaCCAAATACGTCCCTTAGAGTCCTTACCCTAGATTAGGATCCGCCCATCTGAGAGTGAGCAGACTTTCCACACTGTCTTCTACACACTAAATTTTATTCCTATactgagtgccaggcactgtaatTCCCCCTGGGAATCCAGCAGCGAACAAAATTACTCCCTAAGAAAACAAATGGCTGGGCTGTGTCACCGTAGGTGGAGTGGTCtggtgtggggagcaggggtgtTTCTCTGCAGAGGTGACACCTGATCTGAGACcagaagggtggggaggggccgGCCAAGTGGACAGCTAGGTAAGcacaggaggggagggggtggtgagaGGAGGTGGAGAGGTGAGCAGGAGTCAGGGCATGCAGACCCTTGGCTGACATAGGCATCTGGCTGTGCTCCGTGGACACAGATAAGCACGACTGTAAGTGTGAAGGGATGTGACTGATGCTGCACTTTCCAAGGGTCCCTCTGGCTGCTGAGTGGAGAAGGGGGCTGAGGAAATGCAGAGCAGGCTTCTGCAGTCCACCAGGAGAGAGACGTGCAGGCTTGGAGCCGAGCGGTGGACAGAGCTGGGGGGGCCCCGAGATGAATCCTGGAGGTGGGATGTGGGagggtgtgttgtgtgtgtgcgtgtgtttaaTGGAAAGGGAGGAATCCGGGCGGGGGCTGGTTTCATGGTAGGGCCAAAAACGTAGAGAAAGCAAGTTTAGGTAGTGGCTAGGGGGTCACGAGTGCCATCTTGAGCTTCTTAAATTTGAGATGCTTGggaggtggtggtgttcagtcgctaagtcatgtctgacctcacgaactgcagcacgccaggcttccctgtcctccactatctcccagagtctgctcggactcctgtccattgagtcagtgatgccatccaaccatctcatcctcttgaccccttctcctgccctcaatggcAAGCTTTAATAAGGCTCTGCTATTGATAGGCATGAACCCTAGAGAAACCTTGAACTCAGAACCACTGAAATACTCATTGATATGATCTGAGTGTGTTCCacaaaattcttatgttgaaatcTTAGTACCCAAtgaatgtgatggtatttggaggtgggggccTTTGGACGGTGCttaagtcatgagggtggagcccccacGAATGGGATTCATGCCTCATAAAGGGCTTCTTTGTAACTGAAGGGACTCCAGAGAGACTGTAGCCCCTTCCACCCCATGAGGACACAGCGAGAAGGCACAGCAGTGAACAAGGACCCTCAGCAGAAGGCAAATgctggcaccttgaccttggactttcaggttccagaactgtgagcaataaacttctgttgtttataagccacccagtctgtggtattttgttataccagcctgaatggactaagacattCATCACCAATacagtgaataaataaaaggtgGTATATTTATCCAGGCTTCCCTCGTGACCGGGATGGCgaggaatcctcctgcaatgcaggagaccggggttcaatccctgggttgggaagatcccctggaaaaggaaatggcaacccactccagtgttcttgcctggagaatccccatagacagaggagcctggtggactacatggGTCCACATAGTTGCAAAAGGGTTGGACgtgacttatcgactgaacaacaacaacaacagatattATGCTATGAAATACTAT is from Bos indicus isolate NIAB-ARS_2022 breed Sahiwal x Tharparkar chromosome 18, NIAB-ARS_B.indTharparkar_mat_pri_1.0, whole genome shotgun sequence and encodes:
- the FIZ1 gene encoding flt3-interacting zinc finger protein 1 isoform X2; protein product: MTFIFKEERGWLSEIQQPSGTRRLWKEESPHPPLPLHRAAMDDAPLPAPPLPARAPAPGPAPPAAAPRVPFHCSECGKSFRYRSDLRRHFARHTALKPHACPRCGKGFKHSFNLANHLRSHTGERPYRCSACPKGFRDSTGLLHHQVVHTGEKPYCCLVCELRFSSRSSLGRHLKRQHRGALPSPLQPGAGLPALSAPCSVCCNVGPCSVCGGSGAGGGGAGGEGPEGAGAGAGGWGLAEAAAAAAAASLPPFACGACARRFDQGRELAAHWAAHTDVKPFKCPRCERDFNAPALLERHKLTHDLQGPGAPPAQAWAPGAAGEGGEAQPAWDGGLLLGRAGGGVPELGVLLPEGGGEAPAEPSEDTLYQCDCGTFFASAAALASHLEAHSGPAAYGCGHCGALYAALAALEEHRRASHGEGAGAGAGAGGAEAVAAPAREGESPSGEPASASGRGKKIFGCSECEKLFRSPRDLERHVLVHTGEKPFPCLECGKFFRHECYLKRHRLLHGAERPFPCHVCGKGFITLSNLSRHLKLHRGMD
- the FIZ1 gene encoding flt3-interacting zinc finger protein 1 isoform X1 produces the protein MPSPKMAPPWLLYPPAAGKGTGKKKGGRRGGGKPRRREEGGVRGRREPRRKSRGPPGGSDATPAAQNVGAQREVESPHPPLPLHRAAMDDAPLPAPPLPARAPAPGPAPPAAAPRVPFHCSECGKSFRYRSDLRRHFARHTALKPHACPRCGKGFKHSFNLANHLRSHTGERPYRCSACPKGFRDSTGLLHHQVVHTGEKPYCCLVCELRFSSRSSLGRHLKRQHRGALPSPLQPGAGLPALSAPCSVCCNVGPCSVCGGSGAGGGGAGGEGPEGAGAGAGGWGLAEAAAAAAAASLPPFACGACARRFDQGRELAAHWAAHTDVKPFKCPRCERDFNAPALLERHKLTHDLQGPGAPPAQAWAPGAAGEGGEAQPAWDGGLLLGRAGGGVPELGVLLPEGGGEAPAEPSEDTLYQCDCGTFFASAAALASHLEAHSGPAAYGCGHCGALYAALAALEEHRRASHGEGAGAGAGAGGAEAVAAPAREGESPSGEPASASGRGKKIFGCSECEKLFRSPRDLERHVLVHTGEKPFPCLECGKFFRHECYLKRHRLLHGAERPFPCHVCGKGFITLSNLSRHLKLHRGMD
- the FIZ1 gene encoding flt3-interacting zinc finger protein 1 isoform X3, producing the protein MDDAPLPAPPLPARAPAPGPAPPAAAPRVPFHCSECGKSFRYRSDLRRHFARHTALKPHACPRCGKGFKHSFNLANHLRSHTGERPYRCSACPKGFRDSTGLLHHQVVHTGEKPYCCLVCELRFSSRSSLGRHLKRQHRGALPSPLQPGAGLPALSAPCSVCCNVGPCSVCGGSGAGGGGAGGEGPEGAGAGAGGWGLAEAAAAAAAASLPPFACGACARRFDQGRELAAHWAAHTDVKPFKCPRCERDFNAPALLERHKLTHDLQGPGAPPAQAWAPGAAGEGGEAQPAWDGGLLLGRAGGGVPELGVLLPEGGGEAPAEPSEDTLYQCDCGTFFASAAALASHLEAHSGPAAYGCGHCGALYAALAALEEHRRASHGEGAGAGAGAGGAEAVAAPAREGESPSGEPASASGRGKKIFGCSECEKLFRSPRDLERHVLVHTGEKPFPCLECGKFFRHECYLKRHRLLHGAERPFPCHVCGKGFITLSNLSRHLKLHRGMD